AGGGCACGGGGGTCTTTCAATGCTCCTAACAAATCACCCAGGTGCATCCAGGGAGTGCGGTCAGGTGGCTGCTCTCGCTGCTGAGCGCTGTACTGACGCAGTAGCACATCCAGCGTGCCAGCCAGGGCGGCCAGCGTATGCAGGTTCTGTCGGTTGATCAAAGTGGCTGATTGGCAGATGCAACAGGTGGGGGTGGGCATGATAGCCTCCGGTTCAGTTAGAAGATGGGCTTACAGCAGAGCCCGTTCCGCAAAGCTCACGGTGTCGGTTCCGCCGATCACCAGATGGTCCAGTACGCGGACATCAATCGTCTGTAGGGATGCAGTCAGGCGTTTGGTAAGATGAATGTCCGCCTGGCTGGGCTCAGGATTACCACTGGGGTGGTTGTGCGCGATGATGACTGCAGCGGCATTAGCATTGAGAACAGTCTTGATCACCTCCCGGGGATAGACACTGGCGCTGTCGATGGTGCCGTAGAACAGCTTCTCAAAACTCAATACCCCATGCTGGCTATCCAGCAGGATGAGCGCGAACACTTCACGCTCTTCGGTGGCCAACTGGGCTTTGAGATAAGCCCTGACTAACGAGGGGTTGGTCAGATAGTTACTGCGTTTAAAGCGTGCTTCGAGGATGGACTGAGCCCATTTCAGTACGTCCAATTCGGATAGATTGGGAACCGCCAGATACTCCTTAATCTCGTTCATTGGTTTACTCTTGGTGATATGTCTACGTTGGCTGCAACATCGTGCTGTTGCATGGGGTGGCTGCGTTCCAGAATCAGCTCATGCAGCGTTGGTGTGTTTTTCCGAGTGCGCGGTGTGCTGATAGAGGGATTGGCGATGGTGCCGGAGTCCGGATAGAACTCCTCCAGTACCTGATGGGCCTCGTCTTCACTGTCTTCAAAGGCCCCGTTGTTCAGGCCGGTCTGGGCCGCAGCATCTAACGCTTGCTGATCAAACCCCGCCTCCCGACGTGCTTGATCCAACTGCTGGGCCTGTTGCAGGGCTTCTTCCGTGCTGATCCCCGAGCGCAGGATCAGGTCGACGTAGAAGATCGGTGTGCCATGGCTCTGGCGGGTGGATTTTCCTCGTAGCCGCAGTTCCAGCGGCAGGCAGGCCAGCCGGTCACCGGATAACGCCTGCAGGTAGCTGAGCCTGGCGGTGAGGGTGCGGATGCTGTTGTAACCAGTGGTTCTGAACACGAAGCTGCCAAGCGGGTCGTCCTCGCTAAGCCCCACATTCAGTCGTCCGTAGGGTTTGCAGTTGCCGCCTTGAGCCAATATACAGCCATCCGGTGAAGGGCAAGGGAAAGACTGAATTCCTTCGTTGGTAGACCGCTTGCAAGTCTCGCCATTGCCCACGCATAGAGGGCGTCCACTATTACGATCAAACAAGGTGTATTCGGCCCGGAAGTTCAATGCTGGATCGTTGAACAGCAGGCGTACTGGGATGCTGCGTATCTTGCCGCCTTGCTCCTGGCGTAGCTGTTCATCCAGAGGGTGCGGCAGCCAGCCCTCACGGGTTTGGACTTGGGAAGTGATGGTGAACTGGTCGTCCTTTTCTGGCATACGCTTGCGGTTCTTCTCGACGACTCTGCCAATGGATATACGCCCCAGTGCAGGTGGGGTAATGACTAGACCTTTGATCATGGGACTACTCCTGATGTAGGGACACAAAAAAGCCGACGGCGCAGGCGGTCGGCTTGGAAAGTTGAGTTGGTGATAGCGAATGTCAGCTGATGAGAAAGCGTCTGCTCCCAGGTCTGCTGATCTGATAACGGGATTTCAATTCAGGGTTATCAGCGAAGAGAGTCGCGGTATCGATGACCACGGAGTCCCTGGACTTCTTCCAGCTGATACTGCCATCGGCAAAAACAGCCTTGCTGGCGGTGCCGATGGCTTGTTGCAGAATCTGTTTTAGCTCGCCTTCACGTTGGTTGAGCTCCGCTTGGGTGTGACGCACCTGCTTCAGATTAAAGAAGACTTCGTTCAATGCCTGATCCTGGCTGAAGTCCAGCTCCTCGCCATTATCTTCGGGGTACAGCAAGCGCAAGGCCCGTTCGGCGGAGTCAGAGCCGTCGGCAGGCGGTGGTGTGTCAGTCTCAACGTAATGCCAGAATTGGCGCTCCAGCTCGATTAGGTGCTTGATCAGTAGCTCATCGCGCTCAATGCGGTATACCTCCAGTTGCTGGCCACCCAACAAAACGGCTACGTCCGCCGCTTTCTTGCCGGTCACAGCCAGTTGGTGCATCACCTGCACCTCGACGTACTTGGGTACACCATCACGCCAAAGCCTAGCCCCGTTAATGCCAGCGGTCTTGCATTCCAGAATCTGCACATCAGCGCTGCCGACCACCTCACGGTCGATATTGGCTAGCATCCAGGGGATCTCCGGATGCTGTAGGACCGCATTGACCTTGCGTACCTTATTGCCGGAGCGCCGCTGATACTGGGAAGCGACTACGGGCTCTAATACGACACCCCAGAAAACCGGTGCGCTGTCGTCGTCGGGGTTCGGCTTGGGCAGATGCTGATCACGGTTGGTCTTCTCCAGCCAGAGCTCCAGTTGCGACTTGTAAGGGTTGAGGCCGATCGCAGCAGATGAGTCAGAGCTACCGATGCCGCGTTTGCGGACATCCAGCCATTCGTCTCTGCTCAGATCCTTGGTGCTGACCAGGCGCAATAGACCACGGCCTGTTTTGTGGGTGCTTGGCTGTTGTACCGATTGGTTAGTGCTCATAAAAACCTCCAGACGCAAAAAAGCCCCGGTCAGCATGTGCTGGCCGGGGCTTATGCCGTGAATGAGAAATCAGTTCTTGGGGTGAGGGTGCAGGGGAGTTAAGCGACCAGCTCAAGCGCATGATCCAGTGCTTTCTGTTTGAGATTGGCACCCTGGCCAAACCAGGCTGAATCCAGACGGTGATCCACGCTACGGGCGCGCTTCTCGTGATCCACATACTCCGTAATAGCGCATAGTAGACCCCAAGCGGTGTCCTGGGCAGATTCCAGTGTCGATCCGCGTCCTTTGCCGGAATACAGGTTCTGCACCTTCTGCAGGGCCCTGTGTTGGATCAGCTCACGACGGTCTTCTACATCCTTCTCTGCATCACAGATGACCCGCAGGAAGTAGCTCAGCGCTTCGCCCGTGTTCACTCGGCGATTGGATAACGTCTTCATGCGGGACATGAAGTCATCCCACTGGGAGACTGAGATACCCAGTTGCTGTTTAACCGCCTGCGGATTGAATACGGTGCTGTGGGGGACACGAATGGACTGGGGCGCGCCATTCACTGCTATGGCGAGGGTGTTATTGCAGACCACACGTACCGTTGTGGGCGTGGCAACCGTAGCCAGACTGCCATCGCAGGAAGTGGCCAGTAGTAGGTAGCCATTGACCTGGTCGTTTCCCTTGAGCACGGAGGCCTGTCCGGTGCGGGCCAGAGCCCAGAACTTGCGACCACCTTTGAGTACACCGGCTGTCTCCAATTCGAAGCCTGCGTATTCGGTCAGGTCTCGATAAAACTCCAGGACATCCCACGGCTGAACCACTTTATAGCGTTCCGAAACCACGGAAAGGGGTGCCTTAGTGTCTGATCGATACAGCACCTTCTTCTCGGGGAAAGCGTGGATGCCGCCCAGATATGATGCTGTATTGCTTACGAAGCGCACTGGGGATTGCTTGATATGCCAATTCATACCGGCTTCCTGCTGCCAGACCTCCAGCGGTTGATGACGAGATAGCTGGTTGCCCAGGCCATGCCAGGGGGTAGTGCCTACATAGGCCATGTTTTCAATTTCGTGTGCCATGGGGTTTCTCCATGAAAATATCGGGACCTCTGGCTGCAAATGCAGACAGTAAACCCGGAGGGGGCTTAGATAGAGCAGGGGGTGAAGTGGCAGCGGCAATCTTCGCAGCGGAAGCTATGAAGTAATTGATCATCGACCAAGGAACCAAGACGTAGCCCAAGCACGCAGCCTCCAAGGGCACCGCTGATAGCACCTAGCACTGCGCCAGCGCTTGCTCCAGCGGGGCCAACGATCAGCCCAGCGGTCATGCCGAGACGTGCGCCGGTAGCGGCACCTGTTACCGTAGCAGTAGCGGCACCACTGATAGCGCCTGCTGCGGTACCAACGACACCGCCGATCCGCCGGCCGTAGTTACAGTGGGTGATGTGCTGCGAGCTGCAGCGAGGACAAATCAAATCCATAGGTACTCCTCGAGAAGTGGGCCAGCCGGGTGGGCTAGCTGGGTATGCTCAGGAGGGTGATATAGATCTGAAATGTTTTTGATTAAGGATTGGTAGAGAACCAGACTGATTTGCCGGCTGCCAAGTGGTGCCTTGGCTCCACTCTTCAAGTCCTTTCAATAAGGGCTGGCCCCTCGTTTCTCACGTTGCCCACACCGCGCTCGACCTGGTGCCACTCGAACGCTCCTACGGGTTCTGCCTTCTCTGCAACAATAGATTCAGCTTCATGTGGAGATAGCTCAGGGTTTAGCCAATGCGCTGCGGTTTCTGGCGACAGCACGATCGGTCTGCGATCGTGTATATCCACCATTCCTTCGTCGCTGTCGGCTGTGATAATTACAAAGCCGTCCCCATCTTTTGGCTCGCTGCCGTCACGCCTGAACTGACCAAGTCCGGCAAAGTACATTGGCTGGTTGTCACGCCGGTGAATGTAATACGGTTGCTTTCTCTTCGGATCATCCTGATCCTTCACCCACTCATACCACCCATCCGCTGGCACGATGCAGCGCCCCGATTCCCATATCGGCTTGAAGAATTTACCGGTGGCCGCAGTCTCGCTTCTGGCATTTATGGCCGGCGGACGTTTGCCCTTAGCCCAAAACGGCTCCCAGCCCCAGCGCACCAGGTCCCAGCACAGCCCGTCCGGATCTTGGTGCAGAATGCGCACCTTTGACCGGGGGGCTACGTTGTAACGGTTGACGGGTTCTGGGTCGACAAAGTTTGCCATTGGCACGTCTAACCCAATCGGTTCGATGTACTCCCAGGGAATTCGGTACTGAGCAAAACGACCGCACATGGCTACCTCCTATCAACTCTTCGTTGACGACTCATGACAATATTAATACTGTATGCATGTCCAGTTCGTGTAGTGAGTCACGCTAATGAGTAGCAATGCAGTAACCATAGGCTCTTTGACCAGATCAACCATCGAGCTGCCGTTTTACGCCTGTCGAGTACCTGCCGGTTTCCCCAGTCCAGCGATTTTCCCATATCGTTTTTTATGTCAATGCGCAGGCCTGTTTTAATAAACATATATAAAACAATGATATACCGGATAAATAATCGATCTTGCCTACCTTAATAGCGCTGACAACTATCAGCGCGGTTCGCTTCCTTCACTGATTCCCGCCAAGATCCCACAATCGGTTGCTTCGCGCTTATCCGAGCAACGCCCTCTCAGTGCAACAAGCTGCGGGGGCTGCCCTTTTCAAAAGTGGCTTTCTTTTACTATTCAGCATCTTAATTATCGGTGAAGCCATCCGTAAGAGCTTCTTGGGCGTGGTGCCAGAGGCGGGGTGGATGGGTCTGATCGGTCTTGTTGCGCTCGCCGCCAACCTGAGCTGCCTGGCGTTGCTTTATAGTCACCGCAGCGACGACATCAATATGAGCTCGACTTGGTTGTGCTCGCGAAACGATGTTATCGCTAACCTAAGCGTGTTAGGCGCGGCCGGGCTAGTCATGCTGACCCAGTCGCAGTGGCCGGATCTGATCGTTGGGGTGGCACTCGCGCTACTGTACCTGCACTCTTCCGTTCAGGTCGGGCGGGATGCTTGGCCAAAGTGGCGCGGTCGCGATGAACAGCAAGGCGCTGGCAGTGAAGCTGGTGTCGTAGCCCCATCGAGTAGCTGCTGTAAACCTGATGCCGTGACGAAGCAAGAGGCCGGCTGTGAAACGAATGCCGTGGCACAACCGGCCGGCTGTTGCGAAAGCCGCACCGTAACGCCCGCAGACACTTGCTGTGGAACGGGTTCGACAGAGGCTTTTTACAGACAGGGCATTTCCCATCCGAGAGCAGATGCAGCAGAAAAAAAGCGAGGGAGCCCTAAATGACAAAATTGTCATTTAAGGCTAATCCTCTCGTCAGGCTTGAACTGGATAATAGCGGCATGGAATTCATACCCAATGCCAAGCCGAGGGCGCTATGACATATCGCAACATGATGGCCGTATTTAGCATGGCTTTTGTCTTGATGGGAGCCAGTACAGCAGTGCAGGCTGAAGATGGGAGCTTGAAATTGAGGACGATGCTTGCCGATCGTCACGGATATGGTCTGCCTCTTGATGAGCGTAAGGGCAATGAAGTAAAAGAGCGTAAGCAGCGTATCCTGAATAATGATGAGTTATTCTTGAAAACGACAGAAAAATCAGATCCAGCGAACAGATAATTTCAGTTTCATCTCTTGGGTAGTTACTCCTTCAACAAGAGATGTTTTAGGCGCCTTTGGGCGCCTTTTTTTACAATTAGCGACGCCCGCGCATCAGAACACGAAGATGGAAGGCCAAAAAGGTGCAACGATGCGAGTCTTGATCATCGAAGACGAATTGAAGACAGCCGAATATTTGCAACAAGGTCTAAGCGAATCTGGTTACACCGTTGACTACGCTTTAACGGGAACGGATGGAATACACCTGTTCAAAAGCCAGCAGTATGCTTTAGTAATATTGGACGTAAATTTGCCTGGCATGGACGGTTGGTCGATATTGGAGGATATTCGCCGCACTAGCGATGCGCGCGTAATGATGTTAACTGCTAGCGGCAGGCTGTCGAACAAGGTGAAAGGATTGGACCTGGGTGCAGATGATTATCTGGTTAAGCCCTTCGAATTCCCTGAATTGCTGGCAAGAATCAGATCGCTTCTGAGGCGAAGTGAGAAACTGACTGAAACCGACTCTCTGAAAGTGGCTGACCTTGAGGTTGATCCCGCCAGACATCGTGCATACCGAGCAGGGCAGCGCATCGATCTGACTGTTAAGGAATTTTCCTTATTACATCTGCTCATGCGAAATTCTGGTGTCGTTATGACAAGAACTCAAATAATTTCGTTAGTATGGGACATTAACTTCGATTGTGACACTAACGTAGTTGACGTCTCTGTCCGAAGGTTGCGCGCCAAAATAGACGAACCCTTTGACAGGAAGCTAATCCACACCCTGCGCGGGGTAGGGTATGTCCTTGAGGATCGCGGATGACCAAGCCTTTGAGTTTGTCGCTGCGAATTGGATTGTCTGTAGGTGTTATGGGATCAATTCTCGTTATTTTGATATTCAGTCAATCCTGGATGACGCTGCGCAATCAATTGGGAATAATTGCCGAGTCCAGGTTAGAACAAAAGTTAAATCAAATCGAACATGTAATATCAGAGTCTAACCTGTCGCTTGTTAAAGATACTAGCTCGCACCCGCTGGGCGACTTAGTGTCCGGCCATCCAGATCTAGGCCTGCTAGTATGCGATGCTCAAAGGCCGAATAAACTAAATTTTACGGTTGGCTCGGTGCCAAGTCATTTGCTAACTGGAAGTACTTGTGCCGTCGAACCTGATACATATAAAAAACGACTCTCTCAGCATGGCATCGAGGCGCTAATAGAATCTAACATCGTGCGCATTGCCGGGAGCAATGAGAGTTTTCTGCTAGTACTCTTCAGTAATCGTTCCGATGATTCCGAACTGCTTAGTGCATACCTGAATTCGACCATATTAGCGGTGCCGCTGTTCCTGGTATTAATTGGGTTCGGATCCTGGTGGATTGCCCGACGAGGAATGGCTCCGCTGAGCAACTTCAGAGAGCTGACTTCCATCGTTACCACAAATGATCTTGATGGAAGAATAATAACCTCTGGTCTGCCCGTGGAGCTTAAAGAGCTAGCAGACAGCGTAAATTTCATGTTGGGAAGGCTTGAGGGCGGCGTGCAACAACTTTCCGATTTTTCGGATGATCTGGCCCACGAATTGCGATCTCCGATTACTAATCTAATGGGGAAAGCGCAGGTGGCTCTTTCTCGAGACAGATTATCCTCCGAATACAAAGAAACATTAGAATCATGTGTAGAAGAGCTCGGCAGAATATCTCGGATCGTTTCAGACATGCTCTACCTTTCGCAAGCTCTTCAGTCGGATTCAGCTGATCTGTCAGATCAAATATCCTTAAAAAGAGAAGCTGAACAGGTAGTCGACCTGTTTAATATTATGGCTGAAGAAAAGGGAATATCGCTGACCGTCCAGGGAGACGGCGTTATCGTGGGCGACAGGCTGATGGTGCAGCGAGCCATATCGAACCTACTATCGAACGCCATCAGACACGCGTCTCACCACAGCAACATTCCGATACTCATCGAGAGTCAAGGTCAATCTATCGTGTTGTCTGTGACAAACGATGGCCCCGGTATACCCGAAGAGCACACCGAAGCGATATTCAAGCGATTTTTTCGCGTGGATAGCGGGCGCTCACGTGACGAAGGAGGGACTGGACTTGGTCTTTCGATCGTCCGTTCGATCATGCAGATCCATCAAGGCAGCGTGACTGTAAATACCAGCACAGCCGGCCCTACGACATTCCAATTGTGGTTCAACCTTATGTGAGGTGGTTTATGCTCGCCCTTATTTGTCGTCTACGTCCGGCCCGATGGCCGCGTCAGGCGAGGCTCCTGTTTGTCTGCAGTATGTTGGGGTTGTCAAACCTTGCTTGGGCAGCCGACCGCGAGACCGCAATACTGACCTTGCCTAAGGCACTAGCTCGTGTTCTGCAGTCCAGCCCCGAGTTGGCTGTTTATCCCTATGAAATCCGTGCCGCCGAAGCGCGAACCCTGCAGGCGGGCCTGCGACCCAATCCTGTTCTTTCCGTGGAAGTCGAAAATGTTCTTGGCAACGG
Above is a genomic segment from Halopseudomonas litoralis containing:
- the radC gene encoding RadC family protein, with the translated sequence MNEIKEYLAVPNLSELDVLKWAQSILEARFKRSNYLTNPSLVRAYLKAQLATEEREVFALILLDSQHGVLSFEKLFYGTIDSASVYPREVIKTVLNANAAAVIIAHNHPSGNPEPSQADIHLTKRLTASLQTIDVRVLDHLVIGGTDTVSFAERALL
- a CDS encoding recombination directionality factor; translated protein: MIKGLVITPPALGRISIGRVVEKNRKRMPEKDDQFTITSQVQTREGWLPHPLDEQLRQEQGGKIRSIPVRLLFNDPALNFRAEYTLFDRNSGRPLCVGNGETCKRSTNEGIQSFPCPSPDGCILAQGGNCKPYGRLNVGLSEDDPLGSFVFRTTGYNSIRTLTARLSYLQALSGDRLACLPLELRLRGKSTRQSHGTPIFYVDLILRSGISTEEALQQAQQLDQARREAGFDQQALDAAAQTGLNNGAFEDSEDEAHQVLEEFYPDSGTIANPSISTPRTRKNTPTLHELILERSHPMQQHDVAANVDISPRVNQ
- a CDS encoding YqaJ viral recombinase family nuclease codes for the protein MSTNQSVQQPSTHKTGRGLLRLVSTKDLSRDEWLDVRKRGIGSSDSSAAIGLNPYKSQLELWLEKTNRDQHLPKPNPDDDSAPVFWGVVLEPVVASQYQRRSGNKVRKVNAVLQHPEIPWMLANIDREVVGSADVQILECKTAGINGARLWRDGVPKYVEVQVMHQLAVTGKKAADVAVLLGGQQLEVYRIERDELLIKHLIELERQFWHYVETDTPPPADGSDSAERALRLLYPEDNGEELDFSQDQALNEVFFNLKQVRHTQAELNQREGELKQILQQAIGTASKAVFADGSISWKKSRDSVVIDTATLFADNPELKSRYQISRPGSRRFLIS
- a CDS encoding DUF932 domain-containing protein, with the protein product MAHEIENMAYVGTTPWHGLGNQLSRHQPLEVWQQEAGMNWHIKQSPVRFVSNTASYLGGIHAFPEKKVLYRSDTKAPLSVVSERYKVVQPWDVLEFYRDLTEYAGFELETAGVLKGGRKFWALARTGQASVLKGNDQVNGYLLLATSCDGSLATVATPTTVRVVCNNTLAIAVNGAPQSIRVPHSTVFNPQAVKQQLGISVSQWDDFMSRMKTLSNRRVNTGEALSYFLRVICDAEKDVEDRRELIQHRALQKVQNLYSGKGRGSTLESAQDTAWGLLCAITEYVDHEKRARSVDHRLDSAWFGQGANLKQKALDHALELVA
- a CDS encoding glycine zipper family protein — its product is MDLICPRCSSQHITHCNYGRRIGGVVGTAAGAISGAATATVTGAATGARLGMTAGLIVGPAGASAGAVLGAISGALGGCVLGLRLGSLVDDQLLHSFRCEDCRCHFTPCSI
- a CDS encoding SOS response-associated peptidase family protein; translated protein: MCGRFAQYRIPWEYIEPIGLDVPMANFVDPEPVNRYNVAPRSKVRILHQDPDGLCWDLVRWGWEPFWAKGKRPPAINARSETAATGKFFKPIWESGRCIVPADGWYEWVKDQDDPKRKQPYYIHRRDNQPMYFAGLGQFRRDGSEPKDGDGFVIITADSDEGMVDIHDRRPIVLSPETAAHWLNPELSPHEAESIVAEKAEPVGAFEWHQVERGVGNVRNEGPALIERT
- a CDS encoding cation transporter, whose amino-acid sequence is MQQAAGAALFKSGFLLLFSILIIGEAIRKSFLGVVPEAGWMGLIGLVALAANLSCLALLYSHRSDDINMSSTWLCSRNDVIANLSVLGAAGLVMLTQSQWPDLIVGVALALLYLHSSVQVGRDAWPKWRGRDEQQGAGSEAGVVAPSSSCCKPDAVTKQEAGCETNAVAQPAGCCESRTVTPADTCCGTGSTEAFYRQGISHPRADAAEKKRGSPK
- a CDS encoding heavy metal response regulator transcription factor, which produces MRVLIIEDELKTAEYLQQGLSESGYTVDYALTGTDGIHLFKSQQYALVILDVNLPGMDGWSILEDIRRTSDARVMMLTASGRLSNKVKGLDLGADDYLVKPFEFPELLARIRSLLRRSEKLTETDSLKVADLEVDPARHRAYRAGQRIDLTVKEFSLLHLLMRNSGVVMTRTQIISLVWDINFDCDTNVVDVSVRRLRAKIDEPFDRKLIHTLRGVGYVLEDRG
- a CDS encoding heavy metal sensor histidine kinase yields the protein MTKPLSLSLRIGLSVGVMGSILVILIFSQSWMTLRNQLGIIAESRLEQKLNQIEHVISESNLSLVKDTSSHPLGDLVSGHPDLGLLVCDAQRPNKLNFTVGSVPSHLLTGSTCAVEPDTYKKRLSQHGIEALIESNIVRIAGSNESFLLVLFSNRSDDSELLSAYLNSTILAVPLFLVLIGFGSWWIARRGMAPLSNFRELTSIVTTNDLDGRIITSGLPVELKELADSVNFMLGRLEGGVQQLSDFSDDLAHELRSPITNLMGKAQVALSRDRLSSEYKETLESCVEELGRISRIVSDMLYLSQALQSDSADLSDQISLKREAEQVVDLFNIMAEEKGISLTVQGDGVIVGDRLMVQRAISNLLSNAIRHASHHSNIPILIESQGQSIVLSVTNDGPGIPEEHTEAIFKRFFRVDSGRSRDEGGTGLGLSIVRSIMQIHQGSVTVNTSTAGPTTFQLWFNLM